The following are from one region of the Ochotona princeps isolate mOchPri1 chromosome 4, mOchPri1.hap1, whole genome shotgun sequence genome:
- the LOC101526670 gene encoding olfactory receptor 52N2 — protein sequence MSGTNSSSLTPGTFILNGVPGLEDAHIWISLPFCLLYITAVVGICGLIYLIGHEEALHQAMYYFLALLSFTDVTLCTTTVPNMLCIFWLNLKEIDFNACLAQMFFVHMLTGMESGVLMLMALDRYVAVCYPLRYSTILTNPVIAKAGLATFLRSVMLITPFPFLTKRLPYCQGNFIPHTYCDHMSVAKVSCGSVKANAVYGLMVALLIGVFDICCISASYTMILRAVVSLSSADARHKAFSTCTAHICAIITTYVPAFFTFFTHRFGGHNIPHHIHIIVANLYLILPPTMNPIVYGVKTKQIREGVIKFLLGDKAGFVKTH from the coding sequence ATGTCTGGGACCAATAGCTccagcctgacaccaggaacctTCATCTTGAATGGTGTTCCTGGGTTGGAAGACGCACACATTTGGATTTCTCTGCCATTCTGTCTCCTGTATATTACTGCTGTTGTAGGGATCTGCGGGCTCATCTACCTCATTGGCCATGAGGAGGCCCTGCACCAGGCTATGTACTACTTCCTGGCCCTGCTCTCCTTCACCGATGTCACCTTGTGCACCACCACTGTACCAAACATGCTATGCATATTCTGGCTCAACCTCAAGGAGATCGACTTTAATGCCTGTCTGGCCCAGATGTTTTTTGTCCATATGTTGACTGGGATGGAGTCTGGGGTGCTCATGTTAATGGCCTTGGATCGCTATGTGGCCGTCTGCTACCCCCTTCGATATTCTACCATCCTGACCAACCCTGTCATTGCTAAAGCTGGACTTGCCACTTTCTTGAGGAGTGTGATGCTCATCACCCCATTCCCTTTCCTCACTAAGCGCCTGCCTTACTGTCAGGGAAACTTCATTCCCCACACCTACTGTGACCACATGTCTGTGGCCAAGGTATCCTGTGGCAGTGTGAAAGCCAATGCTGTTTATGGGCTGATGGTTGCTCTCCTCATTGGGGTGTTTGACATTTGCTGTATCTCTGCGTCTTACACTATGATCTTGCGGGCAGTAGTGAGCCTGTCTTCAGCAGACGCTCGCCACAAAGCCTTCAGCACCTGCACAGCTCATATCTGTGCCATCATAACCACCTATGTCCCcgcttttttcacttttttcacaCATCGTTTTGGAGGACACAATATACCCCACCACATACACATTATTGTGGCCAACCTTTATCTGATACTGCCTCCCACTATGAACCCAATTGTTTACGGAGTCAAGACCAAGCAAATTCGGGAAGGTGTAATCAAATTTTTACTTGGAGACAAAGCTGGCTTTGTTAAAACACATTAA
- the LOC101525923 gene encoding LOW QUALITY PROTEIN: olfactory receptor 52N4-like (The sequence of the model RefSeq protein was modified relative to this genomic sequence to represent the inferred CDS: inserted 1 base in 1 codon; substituted 1 base at 1 genomic stop codon): MVSLNKTDLTPVSFILHRVPGLEDMHIWISFPFCSMYXVALVGNCGLPYLIHYENSLHRPMYYFLAMLSLTDLVMCSSSIPKALCIFWFHLKEIGFDECLVQMFFIHTFTGMESGVLMLMALDRXVAICYPLRYSTILTNAVVAKVGLATFLRGVLLIIPFIFLTKRLPFCRGNAIPHTYCDHMSMAKLSCGNIKVNAIYGLKVALLIGGFDILCITISYTMILRAAVSLSSADARQKAFSTCTAHICAIVFSYSPAFFSFFSHRFGGNIIPPSCHIIVANIYLLLPPTMNPVVYGVKTKQIRDCVQRILSVSKDITSHGI; encoded by the exons ATGGTAAGCCTAAATAAAACAGACTTGACcccagtttcatttattttgcatagaGTTCCAGGACTGGAGGACATGCACATCTGGATCTCCTTCCCATTTTGCTCCATGT GTGTGGCTTTGGTTGGGAATTGTGGACTCCCCTACCTCATCCACTACGAGAACTCCCTGCACAGGCCCATGTACTACTTTTTGGCCATGCTTTCCCTTACTGACCTGGTCATGTGTTCCAGTTCAATCCCTAAAGCACTCTGCATCTTTTGGTTTCATCTCAAAGAAATTGGGTTTGATGAGTGCCTGGTCCAAATGTTCTTCATCCACACTTTCACAGGGATGGAGTCAGGAGTGCTCATGCTGATGGCCCTGGACCGCTAGGTGGCCATCTGTTACCCTCTACGCTACTCAACCATCCTCACCAACGCTGTCGTTGCCAAGGTTGGACTTGCCACTTTCCTCAGAGGAGTGCTGCTCATCATTCCCTTCATTTTCCTCACCAAGCGTCTCCCCTTCTGCCGAGGCAATGCAATTCCCCACACTTACTGTGACCACATGTCTATGGCCAAGTTATCCTGCGGCAACATCAAGGTCAATGCCATCTATGGACTGAAGGTAGCCCTCCTGATTGGGGGCTTTGATATCCTGTGTATCACAATCTCCTACACCATGATCCTGCGGGCAGCGGTCAGCCTCTCTTCAGCGGACGCTCGGCAGAAGGCCTTCAGCACTTGCACTGCCCACATCTGTGCCATTGTTTTCTCCTATAGCCCagccttcttctccttcttttcccATCGCTTTGGGGGCAACATTATCCCTCCATCATGCCATATCATTGTGGCCAACATTTACCTGCTCCTTCCTCCCACTATGAACCCTGTGGTCTATGGTGTGAAAACCAAGCAGATACGAGACTGTGTTCAAAGGATCCTTTCTGTTTCTAAGGACATAACATCCCATGGCATATAA
- the LOC101526171 gene encoding putative olfactory receptor 56B2 encodes MVQDLRVSNSSTFQVSEFILMGFPGIHSWQHWLSLPLTLLYLLALSANTVILIVINKEAALRQPMYHFLGILAVVDMGLATTIMPKILAILWFDAKAISLPECFAQMYAIHCFVAMESGIFVCMAIDRYVAVCQPLRYSSIITDSFVIKVNLLMALRNFLSPISVPVLAAQRHYCSQDHIDHCLCSNLGVTSLACDDTKINSINQIFLAWTLMGSDLGLIILSYALILHSVLKLKSVEAASKAMSTCTSHLILIFFFYTVIIVISITHAGGMKFPLVPVLLNVLHNVIPPALNPMVYALKNKELKQGIIKCLGEKLMETKEIYFTAKKQQHIGSGIKQTSS; translated from the exons ATGGTCCAGGATCTTAGAGTTTCCAACAGCTCTACATTCCAGGTCTCAGAGTTCATCCTGATGGGCTTCCCAGGCATTCACAGCTGGCAGCACTGGCTCTCCCTGCCCCTGACCCTGCTCTACCTCCTAGCTCTCAGTGCCAACACTGTCATCCTGATCGTCATCAACAAGGAGGCAGCACTGCGCCAGCCCATGTACCATTTCCTGGGCATCCTAGCAGTGGTGGACATGGGCCTGGCTACCACCATCATGCCTAagattttggccatcctctggtTTGATGCCAAGGCCATCAGTCTCCCTGAGTGCTTTGCTCAGATGTATGCCATCCACTGTTTTGTGGCTATGGAGTCAGGCATTTTTGTATGCATGGCTATAGACAGATACGTAGCTGTTTGCCAACCTCTACGGTACTCATCAATAATTACTGATTCTTTTGTCATCAAAGTCAACTTGCTCATGGCTCTCAGAAACTTTCTTTCACCCATCTCAGTGCCTGTACTTGCTGCTCAGAGACACTACTGCTCTCAGGACCACATTGATCACTGTCTGTGTTCTAACCTTGGTGTTACTAGCCTAGCCTGTGATGACACGAAAATCAACAGTATCAACCAGATATTTCTGGCATGGACACTTATGGGAAGTGACCTGGGCTTGATTATTTTATCATATGCCTTGATTCTTCACTCTGTGCTGAAGCTGAAGTCAGTAGAAGCTGCATCTAAGGCCATGAGTACCTGCACATCCCATCTCATCttgatctttttcttttacaCTGTCATTATTGTGATTTCTATTACTCATGCTGGAGGAATGAAATTTCCCCTAGTCCCAGTTCTACTTAATGTTCTGCATAATGTCATTCCTCCTGCCCTCAATCCAATGGTTTATGCACTCAAGAATAAAGAGCTCAAGCAGGGCATTATAAAATGTTTAG GTGAAAAATTGatggaaacaaaagaaatataCTTCACTGCCAAAAAGCAGCAACACATTGGTTCTGGTATCAAACAGACTTCATCctaa
- the LOC101525683 gene encoding olfactory receptor 52P1-like: MLILNHSSFTTFTLMGIPGLESQHMWLSIPFASMFLVILIGNGTILFLVATEPTLQTPMYLLLALLMVADLVSTLCLVPKLLCLFWFNDQDIDAGSCFTQMFFIHGASVVRSSLLVAMAFDRFVAVCEPLRYNTILSHALIGRLGLLALAKGVLLILPMPLLLQRLTFCRTAISHTYCDHMAVVKMACDHTRPNRIYGLFVILLVVGLDLLLIGLSYTLILQSVLRLSSRNATHKALHTCSAHFFVILVTYVPALLSSITHRIGRHIPPHAHILLANLYLLLPSLLNPIIYGIKTKEIRDKVAKYMCRGTP; the protein is encoded by the coding sequence ATGCTAATCCTCAATCACTCCAGCTTCACAACCTTCACTCTGATGGGTATACCTGGCTTAGAGTCACAGCACATGTGGCTCTCCATTCCTTTTGCCTCCATGTTTTTGGTTATTCTCATTGGCAATGGCACTATCCTCTTCCTGGTGGCCACAGAGCCCACACTTCAGACACCAATGTATCTGCTGCTGGCTCTACTGATGGTGGCTGATCTCGTATCGACTCTCTGTCTGGTGCCCAAGCTCCTCTGCCTCTTCTGGTTTAATGACCAAGACATTGATGCTGGTTCCTGTTTCACCCAGATGTTTTTCATCCATGGAGCATCTGTGGTGCGCTCATCTCTTCTCGTGGCAATGGCCTTTGACCGCTTTGTGGCTGTATGTGAACCCTTACGCTATAACACAATTCTAAGCCATGCCCTCATTGGACGCCTGGGATTGTTAGCTCTAGCCAAAGGTGTGCTTCTCATCCTGCCAATGCCTCTGCTGCTTCAAAGGTTGACTTTTTGTCGCACAGCCATTTCTCACACCTACTGTGATCACATGGCTGTGGTGAAAATGGCCTGTGACCACACCAGACCCAATCGGATCTACGGGCTCTTTGTGATTTTGCTTGTAGTGGGACTTGACCTACTACTCATTGGCCTCTCTTACACCCTCATTCTGCAGTCTGTGTTGCGTCTCAGCTCTCGAAATGCCACCCATAAAGCTCTCCACACCTGCTCAGCCCACTTTTTTGTCATCCTTGTCACTTACGTGCCTGCACTCCTGTCCTCGATCACTCACCGCATTGGTCGCCATATCCCACCTCATGCTCATATTCTCCTTGCCAATCTTTACCTTCTCCTTCCTTCACTGCTCAACCCCATCATCTATGGTATAAAGACGAAGGAAATCCGTGACAAAGTGGCCAAATACATGTGCAGAGGAACTCCATAA